A portion of the Calothrix sp. 336/3 genome contains these proteins:
- a CDS encoding DUF29 domain-containing protein: MPANLYETDFYAWTLEQSKLLKEGDFKHLDIVNLVEEIESLGKQQRQELRNRLGVLIGHLLKWDYQPEKRSKSWRVAIREQRREILQLLKENPSLKPYLEEAITQAHESGLDLVVKETPLDYEELPEYCPYSLEQLCDPGFPTDLNPT, encoded by the coding sequence ATGCCAGCCAATCTCTATGAAACTGATTTCTATGCCTGGACGTTAGAGCAGTCAAAGTTGCTCAAAGAGGGTGATTTTAAGCACCTGGATATTGTCAATTTGGTCGAGGAAATTGAGTCTTTGGGAAAACAACAGCGACAGGAACTTAGAAACCGACTCGGTGTGTTGATTGGGCACTTGCTGAAGTGGGACTACCAACCCGAAAAGCGCAGTAAAAGCTGGCGAGTGGCAATTCGAGAGCAACGGCGAGAAATTTTGCAACTCCTGAAGGAAAACCCTAGTCTTAAGCCTTATCTGGAAGAGGCAATTACCCAAGCTCATGAATCTGGACTAGATTTAGTGGTTAAAGAAACGCCTTTAGATTATGAAGAGCTACCCGAATATTGCCCTTATAGCCTAGAGCAATTGTGCGATCCTGGCTTTCCTACTGATTTAAACCCGACCTGA
- the hisG gene encoding ATP phosphoribosyltransferase, whose product MLTVALPKGELLKYSIKLLQNVGIDFSVFLDSGTRQLQITDASGTATGLLVRAQDVPVYVEYGQAHLGIVGYDVIREKKPQVAQLVDLKFGYCRMSVAVKESSAYKVPLDLPAHGRVASKYVNCAREYFHSLDLPVEIVPLSGSVELGPITGMSEAIVDLVSTGRTLRENGLVEIARLYESTARLIVNPLSYRLNQDNLSDLIAKIRDVAEAS is encoded by the coding sequence ATGCTGACTGTCGCACTGCCAAAAGGGGAACTTCTGAAGTACAGTATTAAATTGCTGCAAAATGTTGGTATAGATTTTAGTGTCTTTTTAGACTCAGGTACAAGACAATTACAGATTACGGATGCCAGTGGGACAGCCACAGGATTACTAGTAAGAGCGCAGGATGTTCCTGTTTATGTGGAATATGGGCAGGCACATTTGGGTATAGTTGGGTACGATGTTATCCGTGAGAAAAAACCTCAAGTCGCACAGTTAGTTGATTTAAAGTTTGGTTATTGTCGAATGTCTGTGGCAGTGAAGGAGTCAAGTGCTTATAAAGTCCCCCTTGATTTACCTGCCCATGGACGTGTGGCATCGAAATACGTCAATTGTGCGCGGGAATATTTCCATAGCTTAGACTTACCAGTGGAAATCGTACCCCTTTCCGGCTCTGTGGAACTCGGACCCATTACAGGAATGTCAGAGGCGATCGTGGATTTAGTTTCTACGGGGCGAACATTGCGGGAAAATGGTTTGGTAGAAATTGCCAGGTTGTACGAAAGCACTGCGAGGTTAATTGTTAACCCTTTAAGTTATCGTTTGAATCAGGATAATTTGAGTGATTTGATTGCAAAAATTAGGGACGTGGCAGAAGCAAGTTAA
- a CDS encoding Type 1 glutamine amidotransferase-like domain-containing protein translates to MGTVAKQLAAILLLTTGTCLPLPVEAKVMRYLKGNPQDVNPTLLGPVYDLGGGGADVDEAIQWMINRVRGCNDCDKKVDVVVIRATGDDGYNQPIMDMQGVDSVETILVKSKAEANQPEVVNAIQKAEVVFFAGGDQCLYTRNFQNTRLETAVESVYKRGGGIGGTSAGAMIQSNFVYEACGKAIETEDALEDPYRDISFTYNLFSWRNLENTVIDTHFDRRERMGRLMAFLARQIQDSKSTSALGIAVSEGTSVVVDKNGMAKVMGKGVAYFVLADHTPEVCKPRQPLTYSNYKIWRVRSGDSFNLRNRPTTGYYLRSVKRGKIDKDPY, encoded by the coding sequence ATGGGAACAGTCGCAAAACAACTTGCAGCTATACTTCTACTCACTACAGGAACCTGCCTACCATTACCCGTAGAGGCAAAGGTTATGCGCTATCTCAAAGGCAATCCCCAAGATGTCAACCCAACCCTCTTAGGTCCCGTATACGACCTCGGAGGAGGGGGTGCAGACGTTGATGAAGCCATCCAATGGATGATTAACCGTGTACGCGGATGTAATGACTGTGACAAAAAAGTCGATGTTGTTGTCATCCGTGCTACAGGTGATGATGGATACAATCAACCAATTATGGATATGCAGGGTGTAGACTCTGTGGAAACCATTCTGGTAAAAAGTAAAGCAGAAGCCAATCAACCCGAAGTCGTTAACGCTATCCAGAAAGCAGAGGTAGTCTTTTTTGCTGGTGGTGACCAATGTCTCTACACTCGTAATTTTCAAAATACCCGCCTAGAAACCGCTGTCGAATCCGTCTACAAACGCGGTGGTGGCATTGGAGGAACTAGCGCCGGAGCCATGATTCAAAGTAACTTTGTATACGAAGCCTGCGGTAAAGCCATTGAAACGGAAGACGCTCTTGAAGACCCCTACCGAGATATTAGCTTTACCTATAATTTATTCTCCTGGCGCAACCTGGAAAACACAGTCATTGATACCCACTTTGACAGACGAGAACGCATGGGGCGCTTAATGGCATTCCTAGCACGACAAATTCAAGATAGTAAATCTACTAGTGCCCTAGGTATCGCTGTCAGTGAGGGAACATCCGTAGTTGTAGATAAAAACGGTATGGCTAAAGTTATGGGTAAGGGAGTCGCTTACTTTGTCCTTGCCGACCATACTCCCGAAGTCTGTAAACCCCGTCAACCCCTCACCTACTCCAACTATAAAATTTGGCGTGTCCGTAGTGGTGACAGTTTCAACCTCAGAAACCGTCCTACTACAGGTTACTATTTGCGAAGCGTTAAACGCGGCAAAATAGATAAAGACCCTTACTAG
- a CDS encoding glycosyltransferase family 4 protein, which yields MKILVLSWEFPPRIVGGISRHVAELYPELVKLGHEIHIITPEFGNAPMFEQVEGIKVHRLPVANGDDFFHWVVNMNHSMGSHGGKLMLEESGFDIIHAHDWLVGDAAIALKHTFKTPLIATIHATEAGRHNGIYTEVQNYIHHKEKLLAFNAWRIIVCSDYMRREVERSFQSPWDKIDVIYNGIRPEKKQHHPDFHAPEFRLRYAEPQEKIVYYVGRMTYEKGVSILLNAAPKVLSEMGGYVKFVIIGGGNTDNLKKQAWDLGIWHKCYFTGFMSDEYLDKFQTIADCAVFPSLYEPFGIVALESFASHVPVVVSDTGGFPEVVQHTKTGVVTQTNNPDSLAWGILEVLKNPGYRQWLVDNAYQDLEKRFQWTKLAHQTQATYQRVIQERSQVQW from the coding sequence ATGAAAATATTAGTACTCAGTTGGGAATTTCCACCCCGCATCGTTGGGGGAATTTCTCGTCATGTCGCAGAACTATACCCGGAATTAGTCAAACTGGGACATGAAATTCACATAATCACGCCCGAATTTGGCAATGCACCGATGTTTGAACAAGTGGAAGGAATCAAGGTACATCGTTTACCAGTTGCCAATGGTGACGATTTCTTCCATTGGGTGGTGAATATGAATCACAGCATGGGTAGCCATGGTGGTAAGTTGATGTTAGAAGAAAGTGGCTTTGATATTATTCATGCCCATGATTGGTTAGTGGGAGATGCCGCGATCGCCCTGAAACACACCTTCAAAACCCCCCTCATCGCCACAATTCATGCGACGGAAGCCGGACGACATAACGGTATTTATACTGAGGTACAAAACTATATTCATCACAAGGAAAAACTTCTAGCATTTAATGCTTGGCGCATCATCGTTTGTAGTGACTACATGCGTCGAGAAGTAGAGCGATCGTTCCAAAGTCCCTGGGATAAAATCGATGTCATCTACAACGGTATCCGTCCCGAAAAAAAACAACATCATCCAGACTTTCACGCCCCAGAATTTCGTCTGCGTTACGCTGAACCCCAAGAGAAAATAGTCTACTACGTCGGACGTATGACCTACGAAAAAGGTGTATCCATCTTACTAAATGCAGCCCCCAAAGTCCTATCGGAAATGGGCGGATACGTCAAATTTGTGATTATTGGTGGTGGCAATACCGACAACCTGAAAAAACAAGCTTGGGATTTAGGTATCTGGCACAAATGCTATTTTACAGGCTTCATGTCCGATGAATACTTAGATAAATTTCAAACTATTGCCGACTGTGCCGTCTTTCCCAGCCTCTACGAACCCTTTGGTATCGTTGCCCTAGAAAGCTTTGCCTCCCACGTTCCCGTAGTTGTATCCGATACAGGTGGTTTCCCCGAAGTAGTACAACATACCAAAACCGGAGTTGTCACCCAAACCAACAACCCCGACTCCCTCGCTTGGGGTATTTTAGAAGTCTTGAAAAATCCTGGATACCGCCAGTGGTTAGTAGATAATGCTTACCAAGACCTAGAAAAACGTTTCCAATGGACGAAATTAGCCCACCAAACCCAAGCTACCTATCAACGGGTAATACAGGAGCGATCGCAAGTGCAATGGTAA